Proteins found in one Triticum urartu cultivar G1812 chromosome 4, Tu2.1, whole genome shotgun sequence genomic segment:
- the LOC125552616 gene encoding deSI-like protein At4g17486 isoform X2: MKLRTKRPGWKSLVPLQLSRKSTMRFFLFPKVQASGQSPNDTPVYLNVYDLTPMNGYIYWAGLGIFHSGIEVHGVEYAFGAHDYPTSGVFEVEPRQCPGFRFRRSIFLGTTCLDPIQVRQFMELQSVNYNGDSYHLIMKNCNHFCKDMCYKLTGSKIPKWVNRLARIGAICNCLLPESLKISPVGHDPNSQPEDSEKRRLRNPLSCFSSISSQRALPPSSSPFPPSPVKEPIPSSSSRKSSTASLKSR, from the exons ATGAAACTAAGGACAAAACGACCTGGATGGAAGTCCCTCGTGCCTCTGCAGTTGAGCAGGAAATCCACCATGCGCTTCTTTCTGTTTCCCAAGGTTCAGGCATCCGGTCAATCTCCAAATGATACTCCGGTTTATCTTAATGTGTATGATTTGACACCCATGAATGGCTACATATATTGGGCAGGCCTTGGTATATTTCACTCTGGCATTGAAG TTCATGGCGTCGAATATGCATTTGGAGCACATGATTATCCCACAAGCGGAGTATTTGAGGTAGAACCTCGTCAATGTCCTGGTTTCAGATTCAGGAGATCAATATTCCTTGGTACGACGTGCTTAGATCCCATCCAAGTTAGGCAGTTCATGGAGCTACAGTCAGTAAACTACAATGGAGATTCTTACCATCTTATCATGAAGAATTGCAACCACTTTTGCAAGGATATGTGTTACAAATTGACCGGCAGCAAAATTCCAAAATGGGTGAATCGACTCGCCAGAATAG GTGCCATCTGCAACTGCCTCCTCCCGGAGTCTCTCAAGATTTCCCCGGTCGGCCATGATCCAAACAGCCAGCCCGAGGATTCAGAGAAGCGCCGCCTGCGAAACCCGTTGAGCTGCTTCTCCTCCATCTCGAGCCAGAGAGCGCTTCCCCCGTCTTCTTCCCCTTTCCCTCCATCGCCCGTGAAAGAGCCCATTCCGAGCTCTTCATCGAGGAAATCCAGCACCGCGTCGCTCAAGAGTAGGTAG
- the LOC125552616 gene encoding deSI-like protein At4g17486 isoform X1 gives MSTSFLLLSPASVPARASPSNSSFWKRGSVHFRNMKLRTKRPGWKSLVPLQLSRKSTMRFFLFPKVQASGQSPNDTPVYLNVYDLTPMNGYIYWAGLGIFHSGIEVHGVEYAFGAHDYPTSGVFEVEPRQCPGFRFRRSIFLGTTCLDPIQVRQFMELQSVNYNGDSYHLIMKNCNHFCKDMCYKLTGSKIPKWVNRLARIGAICNCLLPESLKISPVGHDPNSQPEDSEKRRLRNPLSCFSSISSQRALPPSSSPFPPSPVKEPIPSSSSRKSSTASLKSR, from the exons ATGTCAACATCCTTCCTTCTTTTGTCCCCCGCCTCAGTTCCAGCACGCGCATCTCCGTCAAATTCTTCTTTTTGGAAGAGGGGGTCGGTTCACTTCAG GAATATGAAACTAAGGACAAAACGACCTGGATGGAAGTCCCTCGTGCCTCTGCAGTTGAGCAGGAAATCCACCATGCGCTTCTTTCTGTTTCCCAAGGTTCAGGCATCCGGTCAATCTCCAAATGATACTCCGGTTTATCTTAATGTGTATGATTTGACACCCATGAATGGCTACATATATTGGGCAGGCCTTGGTATATTTCACTCTGGCATTGAAG TTCATGGCGTCGAATATGCATTTGGAGCACATGATTATCCCACAAGCGGAGTATTTGAGGTAGAACCTCGTCAATGTCCTGGTTTCAGATTCAGGAGATCAATATTCCTTGGTACGACGTGCTTAGATCCCATCCAAGTTAGGCAGTTCATGGAGCTACAGTCAGTAAACTACAATGGAGATTCTTACCATCTTATCATGAAGAATTGCAACCACTTTTGCAAGGATATGTGTTACAAATTGACCGGCAGCAAAATTCCAAAATGGGTGAATCGACTCGCCAGAATAG GTGCCATCTGCAACTGCCTCCTCCCGGAGTCTCTCAAGATTTCCCCGGTCGGCCATGATCCAAACAGCCAGCCCGAGGATTCAGAGAAGCGCCGCCTGCGAAACCCGTTGAGCTGCTTCTCCTCCATCTCGAGCCAGAGAGCGCTTCCCCCGTCTTCTTCCCCTTTCCCTCCATCGCCCGTGAAAGAGCCCATTCCGAGCTCTTCATCGAGGAAATCCAGCACCGCGTCGCTCAAGAGTAGGTAG